One window of the Zygotorulaspora mrakii chromosome 6, complete sequence genome contains the following:
- the DFG5 gene encoding putative mannan endo-1,6-alpha-mannosidase (similar to Saccharomyces cerevisiae DFG5 (YMR238W); ancestral locus Anc_8.773), translating to METRMITLKQIVLTLLLCITQVIGIQLDTSSKDSICDATSLIQDGMLDYYDGTRNGGIVGMFQSPYYWWQAGEAFGGMIDNWYFCNNNTYENLIYDALIAQTGDHYDYMPGNQTMVEGNDDQGVWALTVMGAVERNFTNPTGGRPGWLAMVQAVFNQMYSRWDTGACGGGLRWQIFTWNSGYNYKNTISNACLFQIAARLGRYTGNTTYLDIAEKVFNWLVEVEYVVLKDQGNVFDGAETDDNCSNIIRFEWSYNHGVVLGGLAYMYNATNGSSTWETRVQQILGGAQEYFFNDSIMYESTCQRGSTITCNNDQRSFKSIFSRMLGLTSVLVPSTSSSIDNLLRASAEGAAGSCTGGYDGHTCGLSWLTSSNDGIYGLGEQMSALEVMQNLLIHDKPPPFKTDNGGSSSGDASAGLNTTTTNVLRNELDITTSDRAGAAVVTAVILLVLIGGSIWMLF from the coding sequence ATGGAGACTCGTATGATAACCTTGAAACAAATAGTTCTGACCTTGCTACTCTGCATAACCCAAGTCATTGGTATACAATTAGATACCAGCTCGAAAGATTCAATTTGTGATGCTACGAGTCTGATTCAGGACGGTATGCTTGATTACTACGATGGTACAAGAAATGGTGGTATAGTAGGAATGTTTCAATCTCCATATTATTGGTGGCAAGCTGGTGAAGCCTTCGGTGGTATGATAGATAATTGGTACTTTTGCAACAATAATACTTACGAAAATCTAATTTACGACGCTTTGATTGCCCAAACCGGTGATCATTACGACTATATGCCAGGAAACCAAACCATGGTCGAAGGTAATGATGATCAAGGAGTTTGGGCGCTTACCGTAATGGGTGCAGTGGAACGTAATTTTACCAACCCAACAGGTGGCAGGCCTGGTTGGTTGGCAATGGTCCAGGCAGTTTTCAATCAGATGTACTCTAGATGGGATACAGGCGCTTGTGGTGGTGGTTTAAGATGGCAAATCTTCACCTGGAATAGTGGCTATAATTATAAGAATACCATCTCCAACGCGTgtttatttcaaattgcTGCAAGATTAGGTAGATATACAGGTAATACCACTTATTTGGATATTGCAGAGAAAGTTTTTAACTGGcttgttgaagttgaatATGTTGTGTTAAAAGACCAAGGTAATGTTTTCGATGGCGCTGAAACGGATGACAATTGCAGCAATATCATTAGATTTGAGTGGTCCTACAATCATGGTGTAGTTCTGGGAGGATTGGCATATATGTATAATGCGACGAATGGCTCATCAACATGGGAGACACGCGTACAACAAATCCTGGGAGGTGCTCAGgaatatttcttcaatgacAGTATCATGTACGAAAGTACGTGCCAAAGAGGATCCACCATTACGTGTAATAACGATCAAAGgtctttcaaaagtatcTTTTCGCGTATGTTAGGTTTAACAAGTGTTTTAGTTCCATCTACCTCATCAAGTATTGATAATTTATTGAGAGCAAGCGCTGAAGGTGCTGCTGGGTCTTGTACAGGTGGTTACGATGGCCATACATGCGGATTGAGTTGGCTGACCAGTAGTAATGATGGTATTTACGGTTTGGGTGAACAAATGTCTGCACTGGAAGTCATGCAAAATTTGCTAATTCATGACAAACCTCCTCCATTCAAAACTGACAACGGTGGTTCTTCATCTGGTGATGCAAGCGCTGGTTTAAACACTACAACCACGAATGTTTTAAGGAATGAACTGGATATCACGACTTCAGATCGTGCGGGTGCAGCTGTTGTTACTGCTGTAATATTACTAGTACTCATTGGGGGATCCATTTGGATGCTGTTTTAG
- the CPA1 gene encoding carbamoyl-phosphate synthase (glutamine-hydrolyzing) CPA1 (similar to Saccharomyces cerevisiae CPA1 (YOR303W); ancestral locus Anc_8.776) has translation MTQEKATFTIKNGPTFEGISFGAKKSVAGEAVFTTSLVGYPESMTDPSYCGQILVFTQPLIGNYGVPSGTARDEFNLLRYFESPHIHVVGIIVAEYAYEYSHWTAVESLASWCQREGVAAVTGVDTREVITYLREQGSSLGRITLASQEPVEYSDPMSTNLVSKVTTREPFHVKALNSKCNIALIDCGVKENIIRCLTSRGANVTVFPYDYEIQNIASEFDGIFISNGPGDPTFCTKTVDNLKELLSIESLHGLPVFGICMGHQLLAMAAGAKIMKLKYGNRAHNIPAMDLTTGRCHITSQNHGYAIDDSTLKPDWKPFFVNLNDKSNEGMIHISRPVFSTQFHPEAKGGPMDSAILFDKYFENIDSFKLEKSNNLKLANTSTTINVDTLAVERVF, from the coding sequence ATGACTCAAGAAAAAGCAACTTTTACCATAAAGAACGGTCCAACATTCGAGGGTATTTCCTTCGGTGCAAAGAAATCAGTTGCAGGAGAAGCTGTTTTCACAACTTCTCTGGTCGGATATCCTGAATCGATGACCGACCCATCATACTGTGGTCAGATTTTGGTATTCACCCAACCTCTGATAGGAAACTATGGTGTTCCATCAGGCACGGCCCGTGATGAGTTCAACTTAttgagatattttgaatcacCACATATTCACGTTGTTGGTATCATTGTTGCCGAGTATGCTTACGAGTACTCTCATTGGACTGCAGTCGAGTCACTTGCTAGTTGGTGTCAGAGAGAAGGCGTCGCTGCCGTAACTGGCGTTGACACTCGTGAAGTCATAACCTACTTGAGAGAGCAGGGTTCGTCCTTGGGCCGTATCACTCTTGCGTCTCAAGAGCCGGTTGAGTATTCAGATCCAATGAGCACCAATTTGGTTTCCAAAGTTACTACTAGGGAGCCATTTCACGTCAAAGCATTGAATTCTAAATGCAACATCGCCTTGATCGATTGTGGTGTCAAGGAAAACATTATCAGATGTTTGACTTCAAGAGGTGCTAACGTTACGGTTTTCCCATATGACtatgaaattcaaaacataGCTAGTGAATTCGATGGTATCTTCATTTCAAATGGTCCTGGCGACCCAACGTTCTGTACTAAGACAGTCgataatttgaaagaactgCTATCCATCGAATCTTTACATGGGTTACCAGTATTTGGTATCTGTATGGGCCACCAACTTTTGGCCATGGCTGCTGGTGCCAAAATTATGAAACTCAAATATGGTAACAGAGCTCACAATATCCCTGCGATGGACTTAACTACAGGAAGATGTCACATTACTTCTCAAAATCACGGATACGCTATTGATGATTCCACTTTGAAACCAGACTGGAAGCCATTTTTTGTCAACTTGAATGACAAATCCAACGAGGGAATGATTCATATTTCAAGGCCAGTTTTTTCGACTCAATTTCATCCAGAGGCTAAAGGTGGTCCAATGGATTCTGCCATCTTGTTTGATAAATATTTCGAAAACATCGATTCATTCaagcttgaaaaatctaataatttgaaattggcCAATACATCAACTACCATCAATGTTGATACTTTAGCTGTCGAAAGGGTTTTTTGA
- the RAX1 gene encoding Rax1p (similar to Saccharomyces cerevisiae RAX1 (YOR301W); ancestral locus Anc_8.774) — protein sequence MSESKNESEYDRVQEERLPTLYEVLLRKSTAPLDSWEFYTYLSQFPYAIDYLDFWIDLMAHIRLCKDYIRGLRDSIQWSSMADAEDDRDLEGKEGQRFSLTSSVLLNALLNEGYLDHDDNHRISLFLQGNTEESQYISHLVNTWKVQSGSNEKETKERKETLPSMIDLIIRKENKEGRSRISSKQLANSAMGICNIYLMSPEQSPKYLINVPDGLKKELLYKIRTERRHDPEVFDDLKKLAYQFLEIDCFPKFLSTVALHNIHDQITNWRFTNELKKEQNVHHSMSPYSNYTALSRIATGLFVLGLGFWIGYVLIFLHYSRGIRVVTIVPFFIGCYSIVCGFYQVDILYAFFGYTQLLMDDPITFSKEYTNEPERRKAPTFFRLLGGRSRLIVIQHPFTRQLLFKRGIWCLCLVLIFTAILTVIFSCVPSYRL from the coding sequence ATGTCAGAATCTAAAAATGAATCCGAATATGATAGGGTGCAAGAAGAGCGTCTACCAACTCTGTACGAGGTCTTATTGAGGAAATCAACCGCACCTTTAGATTCGTGGGAATTTTACACGTATCTTTCACAATTCCCATATGCGATCGATTACTTAGATTTTTGGATTGATCTCATGGCACACATAAGGCTTTGTAAAGATTACATAAGAGGCCTGAGAGACTCCATTCAGTGGAGCAGCATGGCAGATGCAGAGGACGACAGAGATCTTGAAGGTAAAGAAGGTCAAAGATTCTCTTTAACGTCCTCTGTTCTGCTCAATGCATTGCTGAATGAAGGTTATCTAGATCACGATGACAATCACAGAATATCGCTGTTTTTACAGGGCAACACGGAGGAGTCGCAATATATATCGCATTTAGTCAACACTTGGAAAGTTCAATCAGGGTCgaatgaaaaggaaacCAAGGAAAGGAAGGAAACGCTTCCTTCGATGATCGATTTGATTATCAGAAAGGAAAATAAGGAGGGTCGTTCAAGAATATCTAGCAAGCAATTGGCAAACAGCGCTATGGGGATATGTAATATATATCTGATGTCCCCAGAACAAAGTCCCAAATACCTAATAAACGTACCAGATGGTCTCAAAAAGGAACTCCTGTACAAGATTCGAACAGAACGTCGACATGATCCAGAAGTGTTCGATGACCTGAAAAAGCTTGcatatcaatttttggagATCGATTGCTTCCCCAAGTTCCTGAGCACCGTTGCCCTACACAATATCCACGACCAGATTACCAATTGGCGTTTCACAAACGAGCTTAAAAAGGAGCAGAATGTACATCATTCAATGTCCCCTTACTCAAATTACACCGCCTTAAGCAGAATAGCTACAGGTCTGTTTGTACTCGGTCTGGGCTTCTGGATCGGATACGTTTTGATCTTTCTTCACTACAGTCGGGGAATTCGTGTCGTCACAATCGTTCCCTTTTTCATTGGCTGCTATTCAATAGTCTGCGGCTTCTATCAAGTGGACATCCTTTATGCATTCTTTGGATATACACAGCTTCTAATGGATGACCCAATCACTTTCTCGAAGGAATACACAAATGAGCCTGAAAGACGTAAAGCTCCTACTTTTTTCAGACTTCTAGGAGGCAGATCAAGACTCATCGTAATACAACATCCCTTTACAAGGCAACTTCTGTTTAAGAGAGGCATATGGTGCCTATGTCTGGTCCTCATATTTACGGCTATACTGACCGTGATATTCAGTTGTGTACCCAGCTATAGGCTCTAG